AGCTAGTAGCTGGTAGCTGCTAGCTAGTACACTCTCCGCGGTGCCGCGACTCATCGTCAACGCCGACGACTTTGGCCTGACCGCGGGAGTGAACCGCGCCATCCTGGAGGCGCACCGGCGCGGCCTGGTAACCTCGGCTACGCTCATGGCCAATTCCCAGGCCTTCGACGAGGCCGCGCGGCTGGCCAAGTTCGAGCTGCGCCTGTCGGTCGGCTGCCATGTGGTGCTGGTGGATGGCGAGCCGGTACTGCCCGGCACTCAGGTCCCTTCCCTGCTGAGGCCGGGCTCGCCGAGCCAGTTCCGGCAGGGTCTGGCGGGCTTTGCCCTCGCCGCCGCGCGTGGCCGCTTCCGCCAGGACGATATCCAGGCCGAGGTGACGGCGCAGATCCAGAAGCTGCAGGCGGCGGGTCTGCCGGTCACGCACGTGGACACGCACAAGCACGCCCACATGTTCCCCGCGGTGCTGAGGCCGCTGCTGCGCGCCGCCCGCGCCTGCGGGGTGCGGGCGGTGCGCAACCCCTTTGCTCCGGTCAAGCCCCTGGCGCTGGCGCACCTGCTGCGCCGCCCTCCGCTGTGGAGCCGCTACACCGAGGTGAAGCTGCTGCGGAGGTGGGCCGCGGGATTCCAACAAGCGGTGCAAGCCGAGGACATGGCCACTCCCGACGGCACCCTGGGCATCGTGGTCACCGGCAAGCTGGACGAGAAGCTCTTCGCCGCGATCGCCGGCTCCATCCCTGAGGGCACTTGGGAGTTCGTCTGCCATCCCGGTTACAACGACACCGACCTAGGGCGGGCGAAGACGCGGCTGCGCGCCTCGCGGGTGAAGGAGCTGGAGGTGCTGACGTCAGAAGGGGCGCGCGCGGCGATCGCGGCCCGCGGGATCGAGCTCATTTCCTACGCGGCGCTATGACCTTGAATCCCCGGGCTCGCCCGGCCATCCAATAGAATCCGGACAACCATGAAGATCGGCATCACTTGCTATCCCACCTACGGCGGCAGCGGGGTGGTGGCCACGGAGCTGGGACTGGAGCTGGCGCAGCGCGGC
Above is a window of Terriglobales bacterium DNA encoding:
- a CDS encoding ChbG/HpnK family deacetylase yields the protein MPRLIVNADDFGLTAGVNRAILEAHRRGLVTSATLMANSQAFDEAARLAKFELRLSVGCHVVLVDGEPVLPGTQVPSLLRPGSPSQFRQGLAGFALAAARGRFRQDDIQAEVTAQIQKLQAAGLPVTHVDTHKHAHMFPAVLRPLLRAARACGVRAVRNPFAPVKPLALAHLLRRPPLWSRYTEVKLLRRWAAGFQQAVQAEDMATPDGTLGIVVTGKLDEKLFAAIAGSIPEGTWEFVCHPGYNDTDLGRAKTRLRASRVKELEVLTSEGARAAIAARGIELISYAAL